In one Sebastes umbrosus isolate fSebUmb1 chromosome 13, fSebUmb1.pri, whole genome shotgun sequence genomic region, the following are encoded:
- the fam160a2 gene encoding FTS and Hook-interacting protein homolog: MSWLSRLNPRAPGSRSGRSAAPSSPCTADPETCLMVFENHWRQVSWVLEQQEPSSSSDDLTAVRNHTDQMLCLLAEERPAESPEGVTGVTPMGPILELVVTENILEHLVQWHLRRGLDPDSQGALLKLFEMLIGQSQQPLLQHTAVLHPLMRLLGACADPELGCPPALENSLVLLLNQICVSMARQPVVLEMLFRAAPAQQGSTNLLIFSLLVPFIHRDGAIGQQARDALLLVMAASASHEAVARYIAENSYFCPVLATGLSALYSSLPRKIEVRGDDWHALRREDWMGVSSLVLFMNSLEFCNAVVQVAHPLVRSQLLDYLHNGFLVPVMGPALHKSSVDEMIASTAYLDLFLRSVSETSLLKTFLRFILLHRHDNDTILDTLLTRISSNSRLCMVSLSLFRTLLSLNCEDVMLQLVLRYLLPCTHVMLSQRRAIREIDLYGKSADKFLSLIPECCRVNAASAAERDEDGAFWGKVVNSPSTESPAPPRPSTPSRLAFFMRQQSSGGGSGGGGGGPSTPTSTEPLQSGPPSSHPMSPDSPMHQQHTNTECLDWDSGYLEYLKDSRRGIEVCSWACRDWSAPYDGENPSPSTAPTPPPPPTSNPSMAMFPEHFSFQQGGSSNTPPGQQRAAVVAAARSEWSSSERDSGEWDVTIGKNNCISLTPRSKKRSLQQREELLPKPIPRLVPSSSSSSSSSSATPLSTSHPASSPAPHNPTSAITVSYQAMYNGTTGQGDGCSDNRDRGLEVKKVKRDLGEQQYLDENANQNGSLVTCSSQSCTVLPQSIFSNSEMSDAKSLRPNQISSQSPVAQLTSDAKLLTGDTSNPHGASSDLPEANQQSVESLIQELLEQAPGEPQPPGESNGQGISIEAFTQELRELEDRVKERSRAAGQQEEIAREPLSSSERQEEEQQPSSALEAKPTGDAKGDGPVAGLCSPARPLNLPTSQPYTGPFMVVLFTKLENMLQNSLYVNILLTGIVAQLACYPQPLLRSFLLNTNMVFQPSVKSLIQVLGSVKNRIEAFAASHEDFPAMLKKAQQYLVARGKVDWADLPGAVPTLRRSDSLVKSRKPSLGDLILRHTNSPTRARHAAQLALAHVRDGGQSLHSALFKGSGGASGLEKQAEALRVKNAVYCAVVFCEFLKELAALAQEHAVALPFPHSQEAEE, translated from the exons GTGTCTTGGGTGCTGGAGCAGCAGGAGCCTTCCTCCTCCAGCGACGACCTGACGGCGGTGAGGAATCACACCGACCAGATGTTATGTCTGCTGGCGGAGGAGCGGCCTGCCGAGAGCCCGGAGGGCGTCACCGGCGTCACGCCCATGGGCCCCATACTGGAGCTGGTGGTCACCGAGAACATCCTGGAGCACCTGGTTCAGTGGCACCTCCGCCGCGGCTTGGACCCGGACAGCCAAGGGGCGCTGCTCAAGCTGTTTGAGATGCTCATCGGCCAGTCCCAGCAGCCACTGCTGCAGCACACAGCCGTCCTTCACCCCCTGATGAGGCTGCTGGGAGCGTGCGCCGACCCAGAACTCGGTTGTCCTCCAGCCCTGGAAAACAGCCTGGTACTGCTGCTCAACCAG ATCTGTGTGTCCATGGCCCGGCAGCCCGTGGTTCTAGAGATGTTGTTCCGGGCGGCGCCGGCTCAACAGGGCTCCACCAACCTGCTGATCTTCTCCCTCCTCGTGCCGTTCATCCACCGGGACGGCGCCATCGGACAGCAGGCCCGCGACGCGCTGCTGCTGGTCATGGCCGCCTCGGCCAGCCACGAGGCCGTGGCGCGTTACATCGCTGAGAACTCCTACTTCTGCCCG GTGTTGGCGACGGGCCTCAGCGCTCTCTACTCCTCTCTGCCCAGGAAGATCGAGGTCCGAGGGGACGACTGGCACGCCCTGCGGCGGGAGGACTGGATGGGCGTGTCGTCGCTCGTCTTGTTCATGAACTCGCTGGAGTTCTGCAACGCCGTGGTGCAGGTCGCTCACCCCCTGGTCCGCTCCCAGCTCCTGGACTACCTCCACAACGGCTTCCTCGTACCCGTCATGGGCCCCGCGCTGCATAAG tcgtCGGTGGACGAGATGATCGCCAGCACCGCCTACCTGGACCTTTTCCTGCGCAGCGTGTCGGAGACGTCCCTCCTCAAAACCTTCCTGCGCTTCATCCTGCTGCATCGCCACGACAACGACACCATCCTGGACACGCTGCTGACACGCATCAGCAGCAATTCAAGG CTCTGCATGGTGTCGTTGAGCCTCTTCAGGACTCTTCTGTCTCTGAACTGTGAAGACGTCATGCTGCAGCTCGTTCTCAG GTATCTACTGCCCTGTACCCATGTAATGCTGAGTCAGCGTCGTGCCATCAGAGAGATTGACCTGTACGGAAAGTCGGCAGACAAGTTCCTGTCGCTGATCCCAGAGTGCTGCCGGGTGAATGCAGCGTCTGCAGCTGAGCGGGACGAGGACGGTGCTTTCTGGGGCAAAG TGGTAAACAGTCCCAGCACAGAGTCTCCGGCCCCACCCAGACCCAGCACTCCATCCCGCTTAGCCTTCTTCATGCGCCAACAGAGCAGCGGCGGTggctcaggaggaggaggaggaggtcccTCCACCCCCACCAGCACGGAGCCGCTGCAGTCGGGTCCTCCCAGCTCCCACCCCATGTCCCCCGACAGCCCCATGCACCAGCAGCACACTAACACCGAGTGTCTGGACTGGGACTCGGGCTACCTGGAGTACCTCAAAGACTCCCGGCGGGGCATCGAGGTTTGCTCCTGGGCGTGCCGCGACTGGTCGGCGCCCTACGACGGAGAGAACCCCTCCCCGAGCACGGCCCCTACGCCCCCGCCTCCCCCTACCTCCAACCCCTCCATGGCCATGTTCCCCGAGCACTTCTCCTTCCAGCAGGGAGGAAGCAGCAACACCCCTCCGGGCCAGCAGAGGGCGGCCGTCGTGGCCGCGGCGCGATCCGAGTGGAGCAGCTCGGAACGGGACAGCGGAGAGTGGGACGTCACGATCGGCAAAAACAACTGCATCAGCCTCACGCCGCGCTCCAAGAAACgcagcctgcagcagagagaggagctccTGCCGAAGCCTATACCTCGTCTcgttccctcctcctcctcctcgtcgtcGTCGTCTTCGGCCACCCCTTTATCGACTTCCCACCCCGCCTCGTCCCCGGCGCCTCACAATCCCACCTCTGCCATCACCGTCAGCTACCAGGCCATGTATAACGGAACGACGGGGCAGGGTGACGGGTGCTCAGACAATCGAGACAGAGGTCTGGAGGTGAAGAAAGTGAAGAGAGACTTGGGGGAACAGCAGTATCTGGATGAAAACGCGAATCAAAACGGATCCCTCGTCACCTGCTCCTCCCAAAGCTGCACCGTTCTCCCGCAGTCCATTTTTAGCAACAGCGAAATGAGCGACGCAAAATCGCTCCGCCCTAACCAGATTTCCTCTCAGAGCCCCGTCGCCCAGCTAACGTCTGACGCCAAACTGCTGACCGGTGACACCTCGAACCCACACGGCGCGTCCTCAGATCTTCCAGAAGCCAACCAACAATCCGTAGAAAGTCTCATCCAGGAGCTGCTGGAGCAGGCACCGGGAGAACCGCAGCCCCCCGGAGAATCCAACGGACAGGGCATCAGCATCGAGGCCTTCACGCAGGAGCTGAGGGAGCTGGAGGACCGGGTGAAGGAGCGCAGCAGGGCGGCCGGCCAGCAGGAGGAGATCGCCAGAGAGCCTTTGTCTTCTTCTGAGCGGCAGGAGGAGGAACAACAGCCGTCCTCGGCCCTGGAGGCGAAGCCGACGGGCGACGCTAAGGGAGACGGGCCTGTGGCGGGCCTCTGCAGTCCTGCTAGACCACTAAATCTGCCTACGTCTCAGCCGTACACAG GTCCGTTCATGGTGGTTCTGTTTACCAAGCTGGAGAACATGCTCCAAAACTCGCTGTACGTCAACATCCTGCTCACGGGCATCGTGGCCCAGCTGGCCTGCTATCCTCAGCCCCTCCTACGCTCCTTCCTGCTCAACACCAACATGGTCTTCCAGCCCAGCGTCAAGTCACTGATCCAG GTTCTAGGTTCTGTGAAGAACCGTATCGAGGCGTTTGCAGCCTCTCACGAGGACTTCCCTGCCATGCTGAAGAAAGCCCAGCAGTACCTGGTGGCCCGAGGCAAAGTGGACTGGGCTGACTTGCCTGGAGCAGTTCCCACCCTGCGGCGCTCTGATTCATTAG TGAAGAGTCGCAAGCCATCTCTCGGAGACCTGATCCTCCGTCACACCAACAGCCCGACCCGGGCTCGACACGCCGCCCAGCTGGCCCTCGCGCACGTACGCGACGGCGGCCAATCGCTGCACAGCGCCCTGTTCAAGGGCAGCGGAGGGGCCTCCGGCCTGGAGAAGCAAGCCGAGGCGCTGCGAGTGAAGAACGCCGTCTACTGTGCCGTCGTCTTCTGCGAGTTCCTCAAGGAGCTGGCCGCCCTGGCCCAAGAGCACGCCGTTGCTCTGCCTTTCCCTCACAGCCAGGAGGCAGAGGAATAG
- the LOC119499863 gene encoding uncharacterized protein LOC119499863, whose protein sequence is MMFVGTPLGSNSSSPIPVHSPSPDRQSDDLSPALLPQSPPCWAAQARGDLAQAEAELRRILVRHVTETESVKRGLERAILGARREERRLLERVEQDHRDTQQHLEQVQRENMAAARVSQSLLDQRLRKLAQLQQQIQDVGQQSFLDDGGPNQLLKDVTEFLQPWEVSVALKKVNFKPSSQPNAVNFGDIRVQEQSLCLHVGGCGPQGQRCALHSQEMQCEDTNHQAAGGEKSTLGQGWTSPTGRVVRKISLSTRSDLESEEEQNLSSTKICRWLPKCEQSDWESSQDDEMESASFQPEAEDIFLAVPTVLKNMDTEGKEQVYKMNSNGKHYSPRSPRKSIIAVSGRKPSPSPERRREHAKLSHCSSLDSQGGDRGKVGQDSNSRLLRYGNSALTSPRMTPREPLTSQSCQDLTSRGRPHSRLSQSSDEHSLGTHGDSGRAPSPTDSLDSSYTFIVSPPHDYSMNRGSLNHNCRLSKSAVDLTHKTRPMISGGTNEHVGLWSVKCSNFNSTSSSTSPTHSRGARVSDMGQTLSYPTYRSLHQPQKKMASSKQPLVARSLSMSVIDGSSQEPKRGRGERGEPALVELEEEGDLSLTAFNPRGVHLIRQFGKQGSGRADLTLPSGIHATPQGLLYTVDCGNARVQVTDLRGNVLQQVTSPTSDGSARRCRNYFDIAVNAKGLIALSCAAERALLVFSRHGRLLQTFGGSGLGSAKDELEAPRGVTVTRLDEFLVADIRKGTLVALKLDLKTGSRLERTVVTGFHRPYLVAACLSSGMVAVSERGNEMGGVPCIKVLEPGWNTVRVLGVCSGMGPVLACPWGISIDADGNVLVADWGEQHRVLLYPAQGVGWPIVTQGLSSPRGLTLLPEGQLAVSDSMHHCIKIYQYKATLH, encoded by the exons ATGATGTTTGTGGGAACTCCTTTGGGTAGCAATTCCTCCTCCCCTATCCCAGTCCACAGCCCCAGTCCTGATCGTCAGTCAGACGATCTTTCCCCTGCTCTCCTGCCTCAGTCCCCTCCATGCTGGGCAGCACAGGCACGAGGCGACCTTGCACAGGCAGAGGCAGAGCTGCGTCGCATACTAGTGCGTCATGTGACGGAGACAGAATCGGTGAAGCGGGGTCTAGAGCGGGCCATCCTAGGAGCGCGCAGAGAAGAGCGGCGCCTGCTGGAGAGGGTGGAGCAGGACCATCGGGACACTCAGCAGCATCTGGAGCAGGTCCAGAGGGAGAACATGGCGGCAGCCCGGGTCAGCCAGTCCCTGTTGGACCAAAGGCTCCGTAAACTGGCTCAACTTCAGCAACAGATTCAGGACGTTGGTCAACAGTCATTTCTGGATGATGGTGGGCCAAACCAGCTGCTGAAGGACGTTACAGAGTTCCTGCAACCGTGGGAAGTCTCAGTTGCCCTAAAGAAAGTGAACTTCAAACCCAGCTCCCAACCTAATGCTGTCAACTTCGGAGATATTCGTGTGCAAGAACAAAGCCTGTGCCTGCATGTCGGAGGTTGTGGGCCACAGGGGCAGCGGTGTGCTCTCCATTCCCAGGAGATGCAGTGTGAAGACACAAACCATcaagctgctggaggagagaaAAGCACCCTCGGACAGGGGTGGACCTCACCGACAGGCAGGGTTGTCAGAAAAATCAGTCTTTCTACCCGAAGTGATCTGGAATCAGAGGAGGAACAAAACCTCTCTTCGACAAAGATATGCCGCTGGCTTCCGAAGTGTGAGCAGTCTGACTGGGAGTCATCCCAGGATGACGAGATGGAGTCAGCCTCCTTTCAGCCGGAAGCGGAGGACATATTTCTGGCTGTCCCTACGGTACTTAAAAACATGGATACCGAAGGCAAGGAGCAGGTGTACAAGATGAATAGTAATGGAAAGCACTACTCTCCCAGGAGTCCAAGGAAATCGATTATTGCGGTCTCTGGTAGGAAGCCGTCCCCCTCACCTGAACGAAGACGGGAGCATGCTAAGCTGAGTCACTGCTCGAGTTTAGACAGCCAGGGTGGAGATAGAGGAAAAGTGGGACAAGATTCCAATAGTAGACTTTTGAGGTACGGCAACAGTGCCCTCACATCTCCCAGGATGACTCCAAGAGAGCCTCTGACCAGCCAAAGCTGCCAAGACCTCACCTCCAGGGGACGACCTCACTCTCGACTAAGCCAGTCCTCCGACGAACACTCTTTAGGGACACATGGTGACAGTGGCCGAGCACCATCCCCAACAGACAGCCTTGACTCCAGCTATACTTTCATCGTTAGCCCACCTCATGATTACAGCATGAACAGAGGCTCTTTGAACCACAATTGCCGTCTATCAAAGTCTGCAGTGGATTTGACACACAAGACTCGCCCGATGATCAGCGGTGGGACGAATGAGCACGTAGGACTGTGGAGCGTCAAGTGTAGCAACTTCAACTCCACGTCGAGCTCAACCTCCCCAACTCACAGTAGGGGGGCTAGGGTGTCTGACATGGGGCAGACTCTCTCGTATCCTACATATAGAAGTCTGCACCAGCCACAGAAGAAAATGGCTAGCTCTAAACAACCCCTGGTGGCTAGGTCTTTATCCATGTCTGTCATAGATGGTTCCTCTCAAGAGccaaagagaggcagaggagagagaggagagccagCCCTGGTGgagttggaggaggagggagacttGTCTTTGACAGCATTCAACCCCAGAGGAGTCCATCTGATCAGGCAGTTTGGGAAGCAGGGTTCGGGTCGAGCTGACCTTACGCTGCCAAGTGGTATCCATGCCACGCCACAGGGCCTGCTCTATACAGTGGACTGCGGAAATGCACGTGTTCAG GTGACTGACCTCCGGGGTAATGTCCTCCAGCAAGTGACCTCCCCAACTTCTGACGGCTCTGCCAGACGATGTCGGAACTACTTTGACATTGCCGTCAATGCTAAGGGTTTGATTGCACTAAGCTGTGCAGCAGAGCGGGCCCTGCTCGTCTTCAGCCGCCATGGTCGCCTGCTCCAGACCTTTGGAGGGTCGGGGTTGGGCTCTGCAAAAGATGAGCTTGAGGCTCCCAGGGGCGTGACCGTAACCAGGCTGGATGAGTTCTTGGTAGCCGACATCCGGAAAGGTACACTTGTCGCCCTAAAGCTCGACCTGAAGACCGGCTCCCGTCTTGAGCGCACAGTGGTGACTGGATTCCACCGGCCTTATTTAGTGGCAGCTTGCTTGAGCTCGGGCATGGTAGCTGTGTCTGAAAGGGGCAATGAAATGGGCGGCGTCCCTTGCATCAAAGTGCTGGAACCAGGCTGGAACACGGTGAGAGTTTTGGGTGTATGTTCTGGTATGGGACCAGTCCTCGCCTGCCCGTGGGGCATCTCTATAGATGCAGATGGTAATGTGCTGGTAGCGGACTGGGGGGAGCAGCACAGAGTCCTGTTATACCCAGCACAGGGAGTGGGGTGGCCGATAGTGACCCAGGGCTTGAGTAGTCCACGTGGACTGACCCTGCTACCTGAGGGCCAACTAGCTGTGTCTGACAGCATGCACCACTGCATTAAGATATACCAGTATAAAGCCACCCTGCACTAA